A portion of the Glandiceps talaboti chromosome 13, keGlaTala1.1, whole genome shotgun sequence genome contains these proteins:
- the LOC144444508 gene encoding small ribosomal subunit protein eS8-like isoform X2 — protein sequence MGISRDNWHKRRKTGGKRKPIRKKRKFELGRPAANTKLGPKRIHLVRCRGGNIKYRGLRLDQGNMSWGSEAVTRKTRLLDVVYNASNNELVRTKTIVKNCIVHIDSAPFRQWYEAHYGLPLARKKGAKLTEQEEEVLNKKRSKKTQKKFEERKKTAPIDTHLTEQFATGRVLACISSRPGQVGRADGYILEGKELEFYLRKIRAKKGK from the exons ATGG GTATCTCCCGTGACAACTGGCATAAGCGACGAAAAACTGGTGGTAAAAGAAAACCCATCAGAAAGAAGAGGAAGTTTGAACTTGGACGTCCAGCAGCTAACACCAAG CTTGGTCCCAAGAGGATACATTTAGTACGATGCCGTGGTGGTAATATCAAATACAGGGGTCTACGTCTGGACCAAGGTAACATGTCCTGGGGTTCAGAAG CTGTAACCCGCAAAACTCGTCTTCTTGATGTGGTGTATAATGCCAGCAACAACGAGTTGGTGAGAACCAAAACAATTGTCAAGAACTGCATAGTACATATTGATTCTGCCCCCTTCAGACAATGGTACGAAGCCCACTATGGTCTTCCACTAGCAAGAAAGAAGGGAGCCAAATTG ACTGAACAAGAAGAAGAAGTTCTAAATAAAAAGCGCTcaaagaaaacacagaaaaagTTTGAAGAGAGAAAGAAGACAGCACCAATAGATACACATCTTACAGAGCAGTTTGCCACAGGTCGTGTACTAG CATGTATATCATCCAGACCAGGTCAGGTTGGTAGGGCTGATGGGTACATCCTTGAAGGCAAAGAATTGGAATTTTACCTAAGAAAGATCAGAGCCAAGAAGGGCAAATAA
- the LOC144444508 gene encoding small ribosomal subunit protein eS8-like isoform X1: MGISRDNWHKRRKTGGKRKPIRKKRKFELGRPAANTKLGPKRIHLVRCRGGNIKYRGLRLDQGNMSWGSEAVTRKTRLLDVVYNASNNELVRTKTIVKNCIVHIDSAPFRQWYEAHYGLPLARKKGAKLTEQEEEVLNKKRSKKTQKKFEERKKTAPIDTHLTEQFATGRVLACISSRPGQVGRADGYILEGKELEFYLRKIRAKKGK; this comes from the exons GGTATCTCCCGTGACAACTGGCATAAGCGACGAAAAACTGGTGGTAAAAGAAAACCCATCAGAAAGAAGAGGAAGTTTGAACTTGGACGTCCAGCAGCTAACACCAAG CTTGGTCCCAAGAGGATACATTTAGTACGATGCCGTGGTGGTAATATCAAATACAGGGGTCTACGTCTGGACCAAGGTAACATGTCCTGGGGTTCAGAAG CTGTAACCCGCAAAACTCGTCTTCTTGATGTGGTGTATAATGCCAGCAACAACGAGTTGGTGAGAACCAAAACAATTGTCAAGAACTGCATAGTACATATTGATTCTGCCCCCTTCAGACAATGGTACGAAGCCCACTATGGTCTTCCACTAGCAAGAAAGAAGGGAGCCAAATTG ACTGAACAAGAAGAAGAAGTTCTAAATAAAAAGCGCTcaaagaaaacacagaaaaagTTTGAAGAGAGAAAGAAGACAGCACCAATAGATACACATCTTACAGAGCAGTTTGCCACAGGTCGTGTACTAG CATGTATATCATCCAGACCAGGTCAGGTTGGTAGGGCTGATGGGTACATCCTTGAAGGCAAAGAATTGGAATTTTACCTAAGAAAGATCAGAGCCAAGAAGGGCAAATAA